A genome region from Armatimonadota bacterium includes the following:
- a CDS encoding alpha-ketoacid dehydrogenase subunit beta: MTTMRYLEALRVAMREEMERDPNVFVCGEEVAQYQGTFRVTEGLADHFQAERGGMRVLDTPISEAGIVGLATGAAMTGLRPVAEFMTWSFALVAMDQIANHTAKIRYMSSGSVNVPVVLRGPAGTGNQLSAQHSQSLECWYTHMPGLKVVMPATPEDAKGLLKSAIRDDNPVIFMEHAGLYAQKGEVSDDADFTVPFGVAAVRRTGSDVTVVTYSHAVGQCLTAAEVLADQHGIECEVIDIRTLVPLDIDTIAASVAKTHRAVVVHEDWKQCGFGAELASRIYETSFDDLDAPVERVGGPYVPMPYSKPLERLAIPGEMDVVAAVRRATD; this comes from the coding sequence ATGACCACGATGCGATATCTGGAGGCGCTGCGCGTCGCCATGCGGGAAGAGATGGAGCGCGACCCCAATGTATTTGTCTGCGGCGAAGAGGTTGCGCAGTACCAGGGAACGTTTCGCGTGACGGAGGGCCTGGCAGACCATTTTCAGGCGGAGCGCGGTGGGATGCGCGTTCTGGACACACCGATCAGCGAAGCGGGAATCGTTGGGCTGGCTACCGGCGCGGCCATGACTGGGCTTCGGCCGGTCGCTGAGTTCATGACGTGGTCTTTCGCGCTCGTAGCAATGGATCAGATTGCCAACCATACCGCCAAAATCCGCTACATGAGCAGCGGCTCTGTCAACGTCCCGGTGGTCTTGCGCGGACCGGCAGGCACGGGCAACCAGCTATCGGCCCAGCACTCGCAGAGTTTGGAGTGCTGGTACACGCACATGCCGGGCCTCAAAGTTGTCATGCCGGCAACGCCTGAAGACGCCAAGGGCCTGCTAAAGAGTGCGATAAGAGATGACAACCCCGTGATCTTTATGGAGCACGCCGGCCTCTATGCACAGAAGGGCGAAGTTTCGGACGACGCAGACTTTACTGTACCGTTCGGGGTTGCCGCGGTGCGGCGCACCGGCAGTGATGTAACTGTGGTGACATACTCCCACGCGGTTGGCCAGTGTCTGACGGCAGCAGAGGTTTTGGCCGATCAGCACGGAATTGAGTGCGAGGTGATCGATATTCGCACGCTGGTACCGCTGGATATCGACACGATTGCCGCCTCCGTGGCGAAAACGCATCGAGCCGTGGTGGTTCACGAGGATTGGAAGCAGTGCGGATTCGGCGCTGAGCTCGCAAGCCGTATATACGAAACGAGCTTTGACGATCTGGATGCGCCGGTTGAGCGTGTCGGTGGCCCGTACGTTCCCATGCCTTACTCCAAGCCTCTGGAGCGCTTAGCGATACCCGGTGAGATGGATGTTGTGGCGGCGGTCCGACGCGCCACGGACTGA
- the pdhA gene encoding pyruvate dehydrogenase (acetyl-transferring) E1 component subunit alpha, which produces MGTVAVKQAKPHVECNSALEMLRMMVLIREFEAPCDQQYRAGKIGGYVHYYNGQEAVATGLVPLLRNGDTMITAYRDHGYALALGTSPQSIMAELFGKATGCAGGKGGSMHLYDVARGFLGGYGIVGGSVPLAVGSAFALKYRNMPNLCITFLGDGAMEQGAVHEAMNMAGLYHVPCLFVLENNGYAMGTSVSRHAAETDFVKRVTNGYAIEGERVDGMDVLAVRAAGERVMERMREDGRPFFLEAVTYRYAGHGFADNAQQQKFYRTDEEIDAYRHRDPIDQLYHLMEKHGDITEADFKRMQAEAKAVVEEAIRFAEESPFPSPDSLFENVLSGN; this is translated from the coding sequence ATGGGAACGGTTGCAGTAAAACAGGCTAAGCCGCACGTGGAGTGCAACAGCGCACTCGAAATGCTGCGCATGATGGTGCTGATTCGCGAGTTCGAGGCGCCATGCGACCAGCAATACCGCGCTGGTAAAATCGGCGGCTATGTCCACTACTATAACGGGCAGGAGGCAGTAGCCACCGGGCTTGTGCCGCTGCTCCGCAATGGCGATACCATGATCACAGCATATCGCGACCACGGCTACGCCCTGGCCCTGGGAACCTCGCCGCAGTCGATCATGGCCGAGTTGTTCGGAAAGGCGACAGGTTGTGCCGGCGGCAAAGGCGGCTCGATGCACCTGTACGACGTGGCGCGTGGCTTCCTCGGAGGTTACGGCATCGTCGGTGGCAGCGTGCCGCTGGCGGTTGGTTCGGCGTTCGCGCTCAAGTACCGCAACATGCCAAACCTGTGCATTACTTTTCTGGGTGATGGCGCCATGGAACAGGGCGCCGTGCACGAGGCCATGAATATGGCCGGACTCTACCACGTTCCGTGCCTGTTCGTACTCGAGAACAACGGCTATGCGATGGGGACTTCCGTCTCTCGCCATGCCGCAGAGACCGATTTCGTGAAGCGCGTCACCAACGGCTACGCCATCGAGGGTGAGCGCGTAGACGGAATGGACGTTCTTGCAGTACGAGCTGCCGGCGAACGGGTAATGGAGCGGATGCGCGAAGACGGGCGCCCGTTCTTTCTGGAGGCCGTTACGTACCGGTATGCCGGCCACGGCTTTGCCGACAATGCCCAGCAACAGAAGTTCTATCGCACCGACGAGGAGATTGACGCGTATCGCCACCGCGATCCCATTGACCAGTTGTACCACTTGATGGAGAAGCACGGTGATATCACCGAAGCGGATTTCAAGCGGATGCAGGCCGAGGCAAAAGCCGTCGTGGAGGAAGCGATAAGGTTTGCGGAAGAGTCGCCATTCCCATCGCCGGACAGCCTGTTCGAAAACGTCTTGTCCGGCAACTGA